TTTCAAGCTGAAGGAAGCAAACTAAGacaaaaattcaaatctattagATTCTAGATCACTCTAGGCTTCAATTGACATCTTACCACTGCCATATAGTATTGTGTTGGAAGCTGCATAAACGAGAAGAAGAAAGTTCAGTAAATCAAGTCAAGCAAGGTATGCATTTCATAAATCATGGACATATCCTGTTTACGCTCTCATACAAAAAGCACGGGCATTGGGATAAAAGTATAACAAGTAGGTATGAGTGCAATTCCGTTCCTTTCtccagagagtgagagagagagagacactcACAGTAGCCGGTTCCAGCCAGCAGCCGAGTAGGTTGAAAACATCCCTACCAAAGAAGTGCACCCAATATGCAATGACATGGGCAAATAAGAAATCAGGGAGAAATTTTAACTGACATAATCAGCAAACTGTAGCATACATATACGgaaaaaaatcaacttaaatgTATGATTTAGCATGTATGCATCTTAAAAGTTGAAGGAATCCGGtgaaactttgaaaaaatattcataagaaTGACAAAAATTTAATCAACCCAAGGCCAAAAAAATCCAagaacattcatatatatatatatatatatatacacacacacacagataacTACAGTTGAATATATTTTGCCCTCTCAATCTATACGGGATACATTTTGTACTCTCAAACTACATAgggttttgtattttgtaagaACTGTTACAGGCACTAAGAGATTACACaaagtaaacctacaaactaatgTGTCTTCGTGGAATCTATTagattttacaatttgacgtaccatgtcaagtcacatcagtttgtaaatttacttttgtgaaaccTCTTTGTGGTTAAAGTACTTTCCTTTTGGTATAATTGGACGGAAGTGCTATTTGTTATTTCTAATAGTTTGTATTCTTTTCCCAAATAACTAAACTACAATAACCAGTGGATAAATCACCAATCAGGAGTCCGACATCCAATCGACGAAAACAAGATATGAATAATAGTCAGCTAAACATATCGAACTGCAATACCCAAGTATCCATGTCAGCAAGAAAGTGATAGAGAGGCCCTCTGCGGACTTTTCCCTGTAATTAGTGATTATTTGAGGTATCTCAGCTACACTCCAACCGATAATACTGATTAAGCCCAAGGTGAAGGAAACTTCATCTCTCACACTCAGAAGAGAATATTTCATGTGTTCACTAATCGCTTCCGAGCAACGCCAATCTTTGGGGCACACTGGCATAGAGCTCTGTAAGAGCCTTGTATAAACTAGAATGAACCAACTTTAATCTGCCATGGATTAggagagagagtgtgagagatTGAAGGCCATTTTCTAGAAACGATATAGgggtaaaattaaattaatacaaaaaaataaatcaaataaaaacaacatgTTATGCAAGAGTAATTATCTTGGAGCCACGAGatttcatattattaaaaattaatgctTGAGTAAACAATTTAAATGATACGACATTCTTTTAAAAGATATGAGTTCAAAAACACCCGAGCAAACGTTCATCACTAGAACATATCATAATGCAGTGGCACACTAATCAACAGATGAACATGGAATCGCAGCTCGCATTTtgtaacaagaaaaaaaatatatatatatatttttttagaaaattattctCAAACTGGTGTGGTGTGTATAGCattatatggtatagtttaatttaaaaaataaattttaaattttaaattttataaattatatcttacagaattttttaataagaatataataacctttttttttttttttatttaatcccGTAAGGCTTTCCTTCTAAATTCTTCTCAAATTTGGCAACAAAGTTTCTCAAATGGTGTGGTGTTTTCCAGTTTTTCTGCTTTCCGGCGTTCCCAGTAGTTTTATGTCTAACTTTGTTTATAGAAAATCCACCAATGAATTCTAGTCTGACATACGGTtcgtgaaaataaaaataaaaaaaaaataaaaaaagctaaTCTCGCAGCAATCAGAATATATACAAAACGCACACAAAATATCAAAGAAATAAATTCTTGGAGTTTTTCAGACATACGATTCAAACGAACGCTCGTCCGTTTCTCCAACGACGGAAACGAAAGAATGGAAGTTTACAAACGAACAAACAAGGGTTTAAAAGATGTAGAGGAAGCGTCGGAAGGAATATCTTACGATCTCTTCCGTCTCTGGTAGCTGTTAATGTTGTTCTCTGTTTTGTCTTCTCTCCTCTGTTTTTGCGTGCACCAACTCAGCTATCatgcaactatatataatatatggatcGGTCTCCCTCTCGAATTCGGATTAATCGTAGGTAGTTAGTTGGCACGTAGGACTGTAAAAGGACTATGTTGTTCGGTCCTTtaagaattaaataatatatatatatatatatttgtacacGTCAccaattattaataacattaatcatttatattgatttaattattcTGATATTgcattaaatttgagaaaaaatatttccagACATGCCAATATAGTTATAATCTTACAATATTTAGCTATGCAATTAAGTCTAACTATTTGCATTTTGTAAATATTTCCATTTAGGTGTTGTTCTCATTTCTATAGGCTGATTAATAGAGTTGATTGAAATTATAAAGGGTAGTGTGCTACATGATAGAATACCTTGCAAGTGGTTGAAATCTATAATGCATTCTTAATGCTAAAACAATTGTCACCTGAAAAATGACACTCTCTATATCTTAtattgaaaaagtttaaaaatttaaacttattttataacCCAACTCGTGGATCGATTAAAATTcgtttgaatatttagaatattttaatatatctataaataatagtgaaatgattttaattaagatatttttactgaattttgaaaaaaaaaatattgaataaaaatattataaaattaaaaaaaaaattgttttaaattttgaaagaagtaatattgtttattgtattttgtttgaaagttataattttttagacgaaaaaattaaagatttgaaattgaaaatattttttatttaaatgatgtttgggaatgaaagaTCTGAGAATAGTTATTCTTAATGTTGTATCCTTATTATTAGAAGGCACGAGAGGGTGGTTATAACGAGGGTAAGTAGAAGGCCGAAAAATAGTAATGGCAGTCCAAGGCAAGCGCAGCCGACCAGAACAAGACTAGGAAGAAGGGCGAAATCAACGACCCAACAGGCAACAACCATCCTTTGAAGTTTTCAATTAGTTTGCGCGAGGGACGGGCTTCTACACATATGATACTAGAACATTTATTAGAACACACACGACCACGTAATAAGCTGCACGCATTCCCCATCTAAACTGAAAACATAAGAATCATAAGCAATTAGTAGCTACTTATCTAAAATATCTTTGCATTGTTCAAATTCAATCACTTTAAAATATCCTTTTTACCATCCAGTCACCTGCAATAGACACTCTCACTGTGTAGGAAAAACTCATTACCGCTAACACAACATTCTATGCTGCTACAAGGAGAATTTCCGAAGGAAATGTGGTAAAAATACATGAAGCACAAAGTACAACCCAAGACTGATGTTGCCGATTTCCCCTTTTATTTCATTGAAAGATCTTGCAGAAAGTTCTAGGGTACAGTATGGCGCTACTCCTTGGAAGCCGATTCCATTATCTGCACTGGTGGAGCAGTGACTACAGCCAAATTCAGATCAGGGGATCCCAAATCACCAGACCTTTCACGGATCTCCCGGTACTCTTGACAGATGGCACACAAATGGCAGAAGAAATGAGTAACAAAGTCCCCGCATGGCGCTTCCTTCATAAGCAATAAAAATGTGGTGGTAAGCTAGAGCAAGTTAATAtagcaaaacaataattttatcaCAAGCAGTACTTAAAATGGAATAGAAAAATTGGTTATTAACCTTGTTTACCACCATAAATTGCTACGAAATATTTTTACATGCCAAGACCTGTTAGGGGTGGTTAACCCAAAAGATTGAATTCAGAGAAAGGGGATAGTCTTAGGTTGCCAATCAGCAGGGCATAGCAAAcgcattcatttttttttttcttgccatTCAACCTTACTAATCATGGCTGCCACTCGATGAAGCCAGACAAACCagcaaataatttgagaatCAAAGACAGTGCCCATCTTCTCATTTCTCATCAAAGTTTACAAGGAGGCCGACTAGTCTAACGACATTCTCAAGGCAACCTAGTAATAGGCCTGGTATTTTTTGGCAGGGGCAGAGGAGTCAAAACCTCAGGTGCCTTTAAAGTCTAACCAAGATACAGAAAAAAGAATTACCTTAAGAAGTGTTTGAtgggaataaaaataaataaaaagaattgatGACTATATCTTCTAAATACATGATTGAAGTCTAAAACTGTACCTGCAAATTATACTTTGACCGTAGAGCCCTACGGTATCCACAAGCATAGCATGAGATAAAGAATCCAGGTAAAGCCAACAAAGTGCCGTCGGTCAACAAGCAACAAACAGAATTGAAAAGAGCCCACAAAATAAAATGGGTCATGCATGATCCTATCAGAGTCCCAGAGCCGAGAAATTCTGCATTCTTCCCAAAAAGAAAGCAAGGACAAAAAAAACCTACACAACCTGTATCATGTAACAAACTGCAGTCAGCCGATAATCTTGGTTTAACAGTCATACCTTGCAGATCTGAAGGACAAAATTGCAATTCCCTGCTTCTATAATTTTAAAGCTTATCCACTTACTGACTGTTGATTGAATATTAAGAATTATACCTTGGCTTTGTCCAACATAccataacataattttttttttattggcactgggtgttcgggaacagcgtcccgactaatcccgagggtgcacaggccctcggcaaggagttttccgcaagtgcatCTCGGGTAATTCAAACATaccataacataaataaattcagAGAAGTCATGTCATAGACCCTCCACCTCAATTCCCAAAACAACGAACAATTGAATGTTTTTCTCCATCGAACAAGTGAGAATAAAGAACTACCATCTTATTGATGTTGTATACCACTGAACCAGACTGCTACTGCCCTTCTATTtggtttacaaaatattttaaaaatacaaataaagcATCTTTAGACCAATTATGCCATCAACAGAATTTGGCtctcaaaacacatacattcaGCATTTATCATTACGTCAGGAACTTGATCTCTTAATAGATACTTAACAcactagtataaatatattttcagcaTCATGTTGTTTCAAAGCGGAATAACTGTAAACAATAACATCCACAGAAAGTAAGCCCAGTACCaagaaaaagctaaaaaaaaaatttcatttttactgATTGTCATATTCAAGAGGCACCTTATAATTTTGCTTCTGATAAATCAAGGTCACAAGGCAGAAAGTAGCGTACAGCTCTGCATATCATCGAAACATGCACAGATTCCAGAAGACCATTGCAACGGTCCGTTGCTGGCATGACCATGTGCAGGAATATCTTCATTGCCCAGAACAATCTCTGATGATGAATCTGACTGTCCCAAAGGAACATAAGGGGGCGGCACATAACTGCTCTGGCTTTTCATCTTTCCCCACTACACAATCAGCCTGTAAACCGTGAAAAGTGTCAGAAGGCAATTACttagaacacaaatatttaGACCATAAAATCCACAATCACAAACCCTTACAAACAAATgcatttacttatttatttaaatccTTGTAATCCTAAGATACGGCGGGAACAAAAAATCCTTATCGAATGCCCAAAAAAGGGGGCCAAATTACATAAGTTCCCATGAATTTAAGAGTGGTTTCAAGATTAAACCCTAGTTTCTAATTGTTGCAACTAGAACCCCATAATTTCAAACACTTAATAGTGTACCCCTTCCGGCAGGCCCGTGTACTGGCCGTAAGATTCCTCTGGCCCTCAAAGAAAAGCCAGGGAGAGGAGGAGGCCTTTAGTCTTTAGGGCATCCTTACTACTTTCGGGAAACAGCCTTTTTTTAAAGCCTTTATTTATGCCTTTGGGGAAACAGCCTTGCCTAAGTTGAGTCTTTATCCATGCCTATTGTTCgtactctccctctcttttcccctTCTCTCTCGTTTGCCGCATAATTTTTACAGATTAATGCATGGCCTTAGGTTTGGTGATTTGTTCAAAGCAGGTCCAAGAGTTGTTCTCTCAGCAGATATTCGATGTGCAGAATGTCAAAAGAGAGTAGCTGAAATTATGTCTAGAATGAATGGCAATTCCACCAAGTTCTTCTAAATTGAGATATTGCCCTTTATTATGAGGATTTTCATAAACCTACTTCCCGTTCTCCCAAAAATAACTGATCGCATAAAA
This genomic interval from Juglans regia cultivar Chandler chromosome 3, Walnut 2.0, whole genome shotgun sequence contains the following:
- the LOC109008142 gene encoding protein PLANT CADMIUM RESISTANCE 10; translated protein: MKSQSSYVPPPYVPLGQSDSSSEIVLGNEDIPAHGHASNGPLQWSSGICACFDDMQSCCVGFFCPCFLFGKNAEFLGSGTLIGSCMTHFILWALFNSVCCLLTDGTLLALPGFFISCYACGYRRALRSKYNLQEAPCGDFVTHFFCHLCAICQEYREIRERSGDLGSPDLNLAVVTAPPVQIMESASKE